A genomic window from Labrus bergylta chromosome 7, fLabBer1.1, whole genome shotgun sequence includes:
- the kif23 gene encoding kinesin-like protein KIF23 isoform X1 gives MIRQAKGKTPRRPPKKPSSNQKDPVGVYCRVRPLGVEDNECCIEVISSSTIQLHAPEGFKTNRNGEYKEMQYSFKKVFGVSVSQIELFEHVAKPLVDDLIRGKNGLLFTYGVTGSGKTFTMTGSPGQGGLLPRSLDMIFKSIGPYQAKRYVFKTDDKNGLEIQNEVDALLERQRRENNLPVSKPTSSRQKLDPEIADMIKPEEAFEGDGVDEDSSYSVFVSYIEIYNNYIYDLLEETQEDAIKPKWNGGGTPVRPNTEFIPPQSKILREDQTHNMYVAGCMEVEVKSAEEAFQVFWRGQKKRKVANTCLNRESSRSHSVLIIKLAQAPLDADGDNILQDKNQVTVSQLCLVDLAGSERTGRTGAEGTRIREAGNINQSLLNLRTCIEILRENQMCGTNRMVPYRDSKVTHLFKNYFDGEGKVRMVVCVNPKADDYEETLLVMRFAEMTQEVEVARPVDRPICGFTPGRRHRNQAFKEELSRKLEERGGPSDRDLPTVLSHMVHSLPPLPSCELTDPHDDITLPRLIEALQNRYRIRQMMIDEYNQAANRMKSMLQELDNSIISKDNFIHEQNGKLTEKDKAIQLNKAEIERLEKKTKMQEHKIDILQKTTKIYEDDKRSLQHELGTREQRLQREQSEKRRMEQRMHGVVTDTQHKWEKECDRRVNAMQLEMQNKLWVKDEKLKQLKAIVTESKPSGRPDPPPRQTQPKRPSREERLPAKRSASPSPIPTTTPVRPLHRRSRSAGGEKWVDHKPSSSLDLGTMLQPVIPNSIQVSTPSEKALSKCDRYVLTHQQVASDGEIETKLIKGEVIKTRGGGQSVQFTDIETLKQQLTTVPGRKRKSSEGKPANGASTDGAWTDTETRCSVAMEMRAGSKMGPGYEHHGITKRRKP, from the exons ATGATACGACAAGC GAAGGGTAAAACCCCCCGCAGACCCCCCAAAAAGCCCTCCAGCAACCAGAAAGACCCTGTTGGT GTGTACTGCAGAGTGCGACCCCTGGGTGTGGAGGATAACGAGTGTTGCATTGAGGTGATCAGCAGCTCCACCATCCAGCTGCATGCACCTGAAGGCTTCAAAACAAACCGAAATGGAGAGTACAAAGAG ATGCAGTACTCCTTTAAAAAAGTCTTTGGAGTTTCAGTGTCTCAGATCGAGCTGTTTGAGCATGTGGCCAAACCTCTCGTCGACGACCTCATCCGTGGAAAAAATG GGCTGCTTTTCACTTATGGAGTCACAGGAAGCGGGAAGACATTCACAATGACTGGCTCACCAGGCCAAGGTGGACTTCTTCCTCGTTCACTCGACATGATCTTCAAGAGTATAGGACCCTACCAGGCCAAGAGATAT GTCTTCAAAACCGATGACAAAAATGGTTTGGAGATTCAGAATGAAGTGGATGCTTTGTTGGAGCGCCAAAGGCGGGAAAATAACTTGCCTGTTTCAAAACCTACATCTTCCAG ACAAAAGCTGGATCCTGAAATTGCTGACATGATAAAGCCTGAGGAGGCTTTTGAAGGAGATGGGGTCGATGAAGACAGCAGTTACAGTGTCTTTGTATCCTACATAGAAATCTACAACAACTACATCTATGATCTTCTGGAAGAAACCCAGGAAGATGCAATCAAACCAAA GTGGAATGGTGGAGGCACACCAGTGCGCCCGAACACTGAGTTCAT ACCTCCTCAATCTAAAATCCTCAGAGAGGATCAGACCCACAACATGTATGTGGCTGGTTGTATGGAGGTGGAGGTCAAGTCTGCTGAGGAGGCTTTTCAAGTATTCTGGAGAG GTCAGAAAAAGAGGAAGGTCGCAAACACCTGTCTGAACCGGGAATCCAGCCGCTCCCACAGTGTGCTCATCATTAAACTGGCTCAGGCTCCTCTTGATGCGGATGGCGACAACATTCTCCAG GATAAAAACCAGGTGACTGTTAGCCAGCTGTGCCTGGTGGACTTGGCAGGAAGTGAGCGCACAGGAAGGACAGGGGCGGAAGGAACCCGCATACGTGAAGCAG GGAACATTAATCAGTCTTTGCTGAATCTGAGGACATGCATTGAGATACTTCGAGAGAACCAGATGTGCGGAACAAACCGG ATGGTTCCCTACAGAGACTCCAAAGTAACACATCTGTTCAAGAATTACTTTGACGGAGAGGGAAAAGTCCGAATGGTTGTGTGTGTCAATCCCAAGGCTGACGACTACGAGGAAACTTTA CTGGTGATGCGGTTCGCGGAGATGACTCAAGAGGTGGAGGTGGCTCGGCCAGTGGACAGGCCCATCTGTGGCTTCACGCCGGGCCGTCGCCATAGAAACCAGGCCTTTAAAGAGGAATTGTCCCGCAAGCTGGAGGAGCGTGGTGGTCCATCTGACAGGG atttgCCCACTGTTCTCAGCCACATGGTTCACAGCCTCCCACCTCTTCCATCTTGTGAGCTGACCGACCCTCATGATGACATCACCCTGCCCAGACTGATCGAAGCTCTGCAGAACAGATACAGGATCAGGCAGATGATGATCGATGAATACAACCAAGCAG CCAATAGGATGAAGTCCATGCTTCAGGAACTGGACAACAGCATCATTTCCAAGGATAATTTTATCCATGAACAAAATGGGAAGCTGACTGAGAAGGACAAAGCCATCCAACTCAACAAGGCAGAGATTGAACGTTTGGAGAAGAAAACCAAGATGCAAGAACACAAG ATTGACATACTGCAGAAAACGACTAAAATCTACGAGGACGACAAACGTTCGCTGCAGCATGAGCTGGGAACCAGGGAacagaggctgcagagagaacAGTCAGAGAAGAGACGCATGGAGCAGCGAATGCATGGCGTGGTCACAGACACCCAGCACAAGTGGGAGAAAGAATGT GACCGACGTGTTAACGCGATGCAGCTGGAGATGCAGAACAAGCTGTGGGTGAAAGATGAGAAGCTGAAGCAGCTAAAGGCCATCGTGACAGAGAGCAAACCTTCAGGTCGTCCCGACCCTCCGCCGCGTCAGACACAACCTAAAAGGCCTTCCAGAGAGGAACGCCTCCCCGCCAAGAGATCAGCCTCGCCCTCTCCTATCcct ACAACGACCCCGGTGCGGCCGCTGCACCGCCGCTCCCGTTCTGCTGGTGGGGAGAAGTGGGTGGACCACAAGCCCTCCTCCAGCCTGGACTTGGGTACAATGTTGCAGCCTGTCATCCCTAATTCTATCCAGGTGTCTACACCCAGTGAGAAGGCCCTGTCCAAGTGTGACAGATATGTGTTAACGCACCAGCAAGTCGCCTCTGATGGAGAGATCGAGACAAAACTTATTAAG gGTGAAGTGATTaaaaccagaggaggagggcagtCTGTCCAGTTCACCGACATTGAGACGCTGAAGCAGCAGCTCACAACAGTCCCTGG CCGCAAAAGAAAATCCTCAGAGGGCAAACCTGCAAACGGAGCCTCAACAGATGGAGCTTGGACTGACACAGAGACAAGG tGTTCTGTGGCCATGGAGATGAGGGCTGGATCAAAGATGGGTCCTGGCTATGAGCATCATGGGATTACCAA GCGCAGAAAACCCTGA
- the kif23 gene encoding kinesin-like protein KIF23 isoform X2 yields the protein MIRQAKGKTPRRPPKKPSSNQKDPVGVYCRVRPLGVEDNECCIEVISSSTIQLHAPEGFKTNRNGEYKEMQYSFKKVFGVSVSQIELFEHVAKPLVDDLIRGKNGLLFTYGVTGSGKTFTMTGSPGQGGLLPRSLDMIFKSIGPYQAKRYVFKTDDKNGLEIQNEVDALLERQRRENNLPVSKPTSSRQKLDPEIADMIKPEEAFEGDGVDEDSSYSVFVSYIEIYNNYIYDLLEETQEDAIKPKPPQSKILREDQTHNMYVAGCMEVEVKSAEEAFQVFWRGQKKRKVANTCLNRESSRSHSVLIIKLAQAPLDADGDNILQDKNQVTVSQLCLVDLAGSERTGRTGAEGTRIREAGNINQSLLNLRTCIEILRENQMCGTNRMVPYRDSKVTHLFKNYFDGEGKVRMVVCVNPKADDYEETLLVMRFAEMTQEVEVARPVDRPICGFTPGRRHRNQAFKEELSRKLEERGGPSDRDLPTVLSHMVHSLPPLPSCELTDPHDDITLPRLIEALQNRYRIRQMMIDEYNQAANRMKSMLQELDNSIISKDNFIHEQNGKLTEKDKAIQLNKAEIERLEKKTKMQEHKIDILQKTTKIYEDDKRSLQHELGTREQRLQREQSEKRRMEQRMHGVVTDTQHKWEKECDRRVNAMQLEMQNKLWVKDEKLKQLKAIVTESKPSGRPDPPPRQTQPKRPSREERLPAKRSASPSPIPTTTPVRPLHRRSRSAGGEKWVDHKPSSSLDLGTMLQPVIPNSIQVSTPSEKALSKCDRYVLTHQQVASDGEIETKLIKGEVIKTRGGGQSVQFTDIETLKQQLTTVPGRKRKSSEGKPANGASTDGAWTDTETRCSVAMEMRAGSKMGPGYEHHGITKRRKP from the exons ATGATACGACAAGC GAAGGGTAAAACCCCCCGCAGACCCCCCAAAAAGCCCTCCAGCAACCAGAAAGACCCTGTTGGT GTGTACTGCAGAGTGCGACCCCTGGGTGTGGAGGATAACGAGTGTTGCATTGAGGTGATCAGCAGCTCCACCATCCAGCTGCATGCACCTGAAGGCTTCAAAACAAACCGAAATGGAGAGTACAAAGAG ATGCAGTACTCCTTTAAAAAAGTCTTTGGAGTTTCAGTGTCTCAGATCGAGCTGTTTGAGCATGTGGCCAAACCTCTCGTCGACGACCTCATCCGTGGAAAAAATG GGCTGCTTTTCACTTATGGAGTCACAGGAAGCGGGAAGACATTCACAATGACTGGCTCACCAGGCCAAGGTGGACTTCTTCCTCGTTCACTCGACATGATCTTCAAGAGTATAGGACCCTACCAGGCCAAGAGATAT GTCTTCAAAACCGATGACAAAAATGGTTTGGAGATTCAGAATGAAGTGGATGCTTTGTTGGAGCGCCAAAGGCGGGAAAATAACTTGCCTGTTTCAAAACCTACATCTTCCAG ACAAAAGCTGGATCCTGAAATTGCTGACATGATAAAGCCTGAGGAGGCTTTTGAAGGAGATGGGGTCGATGAAGACAGCAGTTACAGTGTCTTTGTATCCTACATAGAAATCTACAACAACTACATCTATGATCTTCTGGAAGAAACCCAGGAAGATGCAATCAAACCAAA ACCTCCTCAATCTAAAATCCTCAGAGAGGATCAGACCCACAACATGTATGTGGCTGGTTGTATGGAGGTGGAGGTCAAGTCTGCTGAGGAGGCTTTTCAAGTATTCTGGAGAG GTCAGAAAAAGAGGAAGGTCGCAAACACCTGTCTGAACCGGGAATCCAGCCGCTCCCACAGTGTGCTCATCATTAAACTGGCTCAGGCTCCTCTTGATGCGGATGGCGACAACATTCTCCAG GATAAAAACCAGGTGACTGTTAGCCAGCTGTGCCTGGTGGACTTGGCAGGAAGTGAGCGCACAGGAAGGACAGGGGCGGAAGGAACCCGCATACGTGAAGCAG GGAACATTAATCAGTCTTTGCTGAATCTGAGGACATGCATTGAGATACTTCGAGAGAACCAGATGTGCGGAACAAACCGG ATGGTTCCCTACAGAGACTCCAAAGTAACACATCTGTTCAAGAATTACTTTGACGGAGAGGGAAAAGTCCGAATGGTTGTGTGTGTCAATCCCAAGGCTGACGACTACGAGGAAACTTTA CTGGTGATGCGGTTCGCGGAGATGACTCAAGAGGTGGAGGTGGCTCGGCCAGTGGACAGGCCCATCTGTGGCTTCACGCCGGGCCGTCGCCATAGAAACCAGGCCTTTAAAGAGGAATTGTCCCGCAAGCTGGAGGAGCGTGGTGGTCCATCTGACAGGG atttgCCCACTGTTCTCAGCCACATGGTTCACAGCCTCCCACCTCTTCCATCTTGTGAGCTGACCGACCCTCATGATGACATCACCCTGCCCAGACTGATCGAAGCTCTGCAGAACAGATACAGGATCAGGCAGATGATGATCGATGAATACAACCAAGCAG CCAATAGGATGAAGTCCATGCTTCAGGAACTGGACAACAGCATCATTTCCAAGGATAATTTTATCCATGAACAAAATGGGAAGCTGACTGAGAAGGACAAAGCCATCCAACTCAACAAGGCAGAGATTGAACGTTTGGAGAAGAAAACCAAGATGCAAGAACACAAG ATTGACATACTGCAGAAAACGACTAAAATCTACGAGGACGACAAACGTTCGCTGCAGCATGAGCTGGGAACCAGGGAacagaggctgcagagagaacAGTCAGAGAAGAGACGCATGGAGCAGCGAATGCATGGCGTGGTCACAGACACCCAGCACAAGTGGGAGAAAGAATGT GACCGACGTGTTAACGCGATGCAGCTGGAGATGCAGAACAAGCTGTGGGTGAAAGATGAGAAGCTGAAGCAGCTAAAGGCCATCGTGACAGAGAGCAAACCTTCAGGTCGTCCCGACCCTCCGCCGCGTCAGACACAACCTAAAAGGCCTTCCAGAGAGGAACGCCTCCCCGCCAAGAGATCAGCCTCGCCCTCTCCTATCcct ACAACGACCCCGGTGCGGCCGCTGCACCGCCGCTCCCGTTCTGCTGGTGGGGAGAAGTGGGTGGACCACAAGCCCTCCTCCAGCCTGGACTTGGGTACAATGTTGCAGCCTGTCATCCCTAATTCTATCCAGGTGTCTACACCCAGTGAGAAGGCCCTGTCCAAGTGTGACAGATATGTGTTAACGCACCAGCAAGTCGCCTCTGATGGAGAGATCGAGACAAAACTTATTAAG gGTGAAGTGATTaaaaccagaggaggagggcagtCTGTCCAGTTCACCGACATTGAGACGCTGAAGCAGCAGCTCACAACAGTCCCTGG CCGCAAAAGAAAATCCTCAGAGGGCAAACCTGCAAACGGAGCCTCAACAGATGGAGCTTGGACTGACACAGAGACAAGG tGTTCTGTGGCCATGGAGATGAGGGCTGGATCAAAGATGGGTCCTGGCTATGAGCATCATGGGATTACCAA GCGCAGAAAACCCTGA